From Enterococcus mundtii, the proteins below share one genomic window:
- a CDS encoding V-type ATP synthase subunit K: MMDYLIAQNGGMVFAVLAMATATIFSGIGSAKGVGMTGEAAAALTTSQPEKFGQALILQLLPGTQGLYGFVIAFLIFINLNADMSVVQGLNFLGASLPIAFTGLFSGIAQGKVSAAGIQILAKKPEHATKGIIFAAMVETYAILGFVISFLLVLNA; this comes from the coding sequence ATGATGGATTACTTAATTGCTCAAAATGGTGGAATGGTGTTTGCGGTATTAGCGATGGCAACAGCCACGATCTTTTCAGGGATCGGATCAGCGAAAGGTGTGGGGATGACCGGTGAAGCCGCAGCTGCATTGACGACAAGTCAACCGGAAAAATTCGGACAAGCGTTGATTTTACAATTACTTCCCGGAACACAGGGACTTTATGGCTTCGTAATCGCCTTCTTGATCTTTATCAATTTAAATGCAGATATGTCGGTTGTCCAAGGGCTGAATTTTTTAGGCGCATCTTTACCGATTGCCTTTACTGGATTGTTTTCTGGGATTGCTCAGGGGAAAGTATCTGCTGCAGGTATCCAAATCTTAGCGAAAAAACCAGAACACGCAACTAAAGGAATTATCTTTGCCGCAATGGTTGAAACTTACGCAATCTTAGGCTTCGTTATTTCTTTCTTATTAGTATTGAATGCTTAA
- a CDS encoding V-type ATP synthase subunit I: protein MAVTKMEKVTLISDKQNQDALLQAIQGIQNVEIRDLFQETTNNQWVDTYFPKAAIFEKEPIVNALTSRIMQTREAVQFIDHHGDKQQKKQHLKRREVTLQELEANYSEEDFTKRLTEILGLKKQWETLAEQREQLSEQEDWLTHWANLDVIPQSFRSHQTTVEMGTISVANAIEFREALAKVPEVYVEEVSETDHFVYLTYVVLKTSASIVDEIATRYGFVKEAYPYKQTPKEQLQEIKQELQACYEAQKQLAIKIGRCSSYIQELEWAEEILLAMAEREAVKDRFVMAPYLIVVQGWVGEDEKQELIQQVENTLSADEVFLSFEAPTEEEIDQEVPTKLKNHPIVAPFEMLTEMYSLPKYHEIDPTPWMTPFYLVFFGMMVADIGYGLLMLIGAIIAQKLLVLPRGMQRFAKFFEILAIPSIIWGFIYSSFFGQALPTEVLGIHLPFPLLSTTDDVNTILVLSVIFGLIQILVGLFLAAKEHIKRKDYVDAINDGFAWQGILVGVVLLLLGSMIVKNPIFVYLGAGLAILSALCILVIPIFQSSSKAKGAAKGAYNLYGLTGYIGDLVSYTRLMALGISGGSIGAAFNMLVAFMPPAARFSVGILLIIALHALNMFLTLLSAYVHGARLQYVEFFGKFYTGGGRAFDPLKTAEKYVNINHKKK, encoded by the coding sequence ATGGCCGTCACTAAGATGGAAAAAGTGACTCTCATTTCCGATAAACAAAATCAGGATGCCTTATTACAAGCAATCCAAGGTATCCAAAATGTAGAGATTCGCGATCTTTTTCAAGAAACGACAAATAATCAATGGGTGGATACTTATTTTCCTAAAGCAGCGATTTTCGAAAAAGAACCGATCGTCAATGCGCTTACTAGTCGGATCATGCAAACAAGAGAAGCTGTTCAATTCATTGATCATCACGGGGACAAGCAACAAAAGAAACAACACCTCAAACGAAGAGAAGTGACCTTGCAGGAACTAGAAGCAAATTATTCGGAAGAAGATTTTACGAAGCGTTTAACTGAAATATTAGGGTTAAAGAAACAATGGGAAACATTGGCAGAACAACGAGAACAACTGTCAGAGCAGGAAGACTGGTTGACACATTGGGCAAATCTGGATGTTATACCGCAAAGCTTTCGTAGTCACCAAACAACAGTTGAGATGGGAACGATCAGTGTTGCTAATGCGATAGAATTTCGAGAAGCATTAGCAAAAGTACCAGAGGTCTACGTGGAAGAAGTTAGCGAAACAGACCACTTCGTTTACTTGACTTACGTGGTGCTCAAAACTTCAGCATCTATTGTCGATGAGATTGCTACTCGTTATGGTTTTGTCAAAGAAGCATATCCTTATAAGCAGACGCCAAAAGAACAGCTACAGGAAATCAAACAAGAGTTGCAAGCTTGTTACGAAGCACAAAAACAATTAGCGATCAAAATTGGTCGTTGTAGCAGTTACATCCAAGAATTGGAATGGGCAGAAGAAATCCTCTTGGCAATGGCAGAACGAGAAGCAGTGAAGGATCGATTTGTCATGGCGCCTTACCTGATCGTTGTCCAAGGCTGGGTCGGCGAGGACGAAAAGCAAGAATTGATCCAGCAGGTAGAAAATACGTTGTCTGCTGATGAAGTCTTTCTTAGCTTTGAAGCGCCCACCGAAGAAGAGATCGATCAAGAAGTACCAACGAAATTGAAGAACCATCCAATAGTGGCACCTTTTGAAATGCTGACGGAAATGTATAGTTTACCTAAGTATCATGAAATTGATCCGACACCATGGATGACGCCATTTTATCTTGTCTTTTTCGGGATGATGGTGGCTGATATTGGTTATGGTTTACTCATGCTTATAGGCGCAATCATTGCGCAAAAATTGTTGGTATTGCCTCGAGGGATGCAGCGATTTGCTAAGTTTTTCGAGATCTTAGCCATTCCGTCGATCATCTGGGGATTTATTTACAGTTCCTTCTTTGGCCAAGCGTTACCGACAGAAGTGTTAGGTATCCACTTACCCTTCCCATTGTTGTCTACAACAGATGATGTCAATACGATTTTAGTCTTGTCTGTCATATTTGGGCTTATCCAAATCTTAGTTGGGTTGTTTCTTGCAGCAAAAGAGCATATCAAGCGCAAAGATTACGTGGATGCGATCAATGATGGATTTGCTTGGCAAGGGATTTTAGTGGGAGTCGTCCTTTTATTGCTTGGTAGTATGATCGTCAAGAACCCGATTTTTGTTTATCTAGGTGCAGGATTAGCGATTTTATCAGCGCTATGTATTTTGGTCATTCCGATTTTCCAATCTTCATCTAAAGCCAAAGGTGCTGCAAAAGGAGCCTATAATTTGTATGGTTTGACTGGTTATATCGGTGATCTAGTGAGTTATACACGATTGATGGCTTTGGGGATCTCTGGCGGGAGTATCGGGGCTGCCTTCAATATGTTGGTTGCTTTCATGCCGCCAGCCGCACGTTTTAGTGTCGGGATCTTATTGATCATCGCTTTACATGCGTTGAATATGTTCTTGACCTTGCTTAGTGCCTACGTGCATGGCGCGAGATTGCAATATGTCGAATTTTTCGGCAAGTTTTATACCGGAGGCGGACGGGCCTTCGATCCACTGAAAACAGCGGAAAAATATGTCAATATCAATCATAAGAAAAAGTAA
- a CDS encoding fructose-1,6-bisphosphatase, with amino-acid sequence MDQYLELLSEKFPTKEEVITEIINLEAILQLPKGTELFLSDIHGEFPAFDHILRNGSGNLREKIKDLFQECLSEEEIKRLTIFVAYPEYALATDWYKKQDKTTLIHQLIELLRFTSVKYTRSKVRKALPKEYSYIIEELLYVDDRVQGKKSYVSKIVDQLLEMNEEERFLKKLAQTIQRMVIDHVHVVGDIFDRGTQAAKVMDRLMEIHSIDIQWGNHDILWLGAYCGSETCLLTLLRIAARYNYLFELEKEYALNLRSLCSFATETYQTNPLFTPKNSQDATEREREEMEKIHQALAIMQFKLESQLLKRRPEFEMADRDILANIDYEKNELFLDGQKYTIHHPCFQTISTQEPDRLSADERRVIDMLLYSFQHSLRMQKHMDFLLEKGRMYLVTNQSILFHGCMPVDEHGEFLSFKLGSETYQGKQLMAFFEEQIRESAKSLKKKEDLATDLIWYAWSGPYSPLFGKSKMATFERYYLAEKETHVEVSNAYYRLRDKEWLSQKVRREFGVPVYGSVIINGHTPVKVKKGESPIKADGTVFVIDGGLSKAYQRTTGIAGYSLLCNSYGFQIVTHYPFLGIEEQFETANGLAEVKKVIDQQLPRKLNRDTTKGSELQRQIQQLKQLLEYRRS; translated from the coding sequence ATGGATCAATATTTAGAATTATTGTCAGAAAAATTCCCAACAAAAGAAGAAGTCATTACGGAGATCATCAACTTAGAAGCAATTCTACAACTACCAAAAGGAACCGAATTATTTTTAAGTGATATCCATGGCGAGTTTCCAGCATTTGATCATATATTGAGAAATGGTTCAGGGAATCTACGAGAGAAAATCAAAGATTTATTTCAAGAATGTTTAAGTGAAGAAGAGATCAAGCGATTAACGATTTTTGTTGCCTATCCGGAATACGCATTAGCGACTGACTGGTACAAGAAACAAGACAAAACAACGTTGATCCATCAATTGATTGAGTTGCTGCGATTCACTTCTGTCAAGTATACGAGATCAAAAGTAAGAAAAGCCTTACCTAAAGAATATAGTTATATCATTGAGGAATTATTGTATGTTGATGATCGTGTGCAAGGGAAAAAATCTTATGTGAGTAAAATCGTTGATCAGTTGCTTGAGATGAATGAAGAAGAGCGCTTTTTAAAAAAGTTAGCGCAGACGATTCAACGAATGGTGATCGATCATGTCCACGTAGTCGGAGACATCTTTGATCGGGGGACACAAGCCGCCAAAGTGATGGACCGCTTGATGGAGATCCATTCAATCGATATCCAATGGGGCAATCATGATATTTTATGGCTTGGGGCGTATTGTGGCTCGGAAACTTGTTTGTTGACCTTATTGCGTATCGCTGCGCGGTATAATTATTTATTCGAGTTGGAAAAAGAATACGCGTTGAATCTGCGTTCCCTTTGTTCGTTTGCGACAGAAACTTATCAGACAAACCCTTTGTTTACACCTAAGAATAGCCAAGACGCGACAGAACGCGAGAGAGAAGAGATGGAGAAGATCCATCAGGCGCTTGCGATCATGCAGTTCAAACTAGAATCCCAATTACTGAAACGACGACCGGAATTTGAGATGGCGGATCGGGATATCTTAGCGAATATCGATTATGAAAAAAATGAGTTATTTCTGGATGGTCAAAAGTATACGATCCATCACCCATGTTTTCAGACGATTTCTACGCAGGAACCGGATCGTTTATCGGCAGACGAACGACGAGTGATCGATATGTTGCTGTATTCTTTTCAACATTCACTCCGAATGCAAAAACATATGGATTTCCTTTTAGAAAAAGGTAGGATGTATCTTGTCACGAACCAAAGTATCTTGTTTCATGGCTGTATGCCAGTAGATGAACATGGTGAGTTTCTAAGTTTTAAACTTGGGAGTGAGACGTATCAAGGGAAGCAATTGATGGCATTCTTTGAAGAACAGATTCGTGAAAGTGCTAAATCACTAAAGAAAAAAGAAGACTTAGCGACTGATTTGATTTGGTATGCATGGAGTGGGCCTTACTCGCCGTTGTTTGGTAAAAGTAAGATGGCGACGTTTGAGCGTTATTATTTAGCAGAAAAAGAAACGCATGTGGAAGTCAGCAATGCTTACTATCGATTACGAGACAAAGAATGGTTGAGTCAAAAAGTAAGGCGTGAGTTCGGTGTACCGGTTTATGGTTCAGTGATCATCAATGGACATACACCAGTCAAAGTGAAAAAAGGGGAATCCCCAATCAAAGCAGACGGAACAGTTTTCGTGATTGACGGTGGTTTATCAAAGGCCTATCAACGAACAACAGGTATTGCAGGGTATTCGTTGCTATGTAACTCTTATGGCTTTCAAATCGTGACCCACTATCCATTTCTAGGCATCGAGGAACAATTTGAAACAGCCAATGGCTTGGCAGAAGTGAAAAAGGTCATTGATCAACAGTTGCCACGAAAATTAAATCGTGATACGACAAAAGGGAGCGAATTACAGCGACAAATCCAGCAATTGAAACAGTTGCTTGAGTATCGTAGAAGTTAA
- a CDS encoding V-type ATP synthase subunit F has product MTHKIGVVGDKDSVLPFKLFGFDVHYATEPQEVRRAIEQMAKSAYGVIYVTEQSAAMTPETIERYKESMTPAIVLIPSHQGTMGIGVTEIQKSVEKAVGQNIL; this is encoded by the coding sequence ATGACGCATAAAATCGGTGTCGTTGGCGACAAAGATTCTGTTTTACCATTTAAATTATTTGGGTTTGATGTGCACTATGCGACAGAGCCACAAGAAGTGAGACGCGCAATCGAACAAATGGCAAAAAGCGCCTATGGAGTGATCTATGTCACAGAACAATCGGCGGCAATGACGCCTGAAACGATTGAACGCTATAAAGAATCGATGACACCAGCAATCGTCCTTATCCCTAGCCATCAAGGAACGATGGGGATCGGCGTGACAGAGATCCAAAAGAGTGTGGAAAAAGCAGTTGGACAAAATATCTTATAG
- a CDS encoding ABC transporter ATP-binding protein: MLEVKDLVKTFGSYTAVDHVSFQIPDGKIMGLIGQNGAGKTTTFRLILDFLTQDQGEVLWNGHHLSEKDYDIIGYLPEERGLYPKVSIQEQLIYFAALRGKTKKEIEPKIDFWMEKFQVKGKKTDKVKSLSKGNQQKVQLIATLIHEPKLIILDEPFSGLDPVNAELLKDGIIELKKNGSCVIFSSHNMDNVEKICDHLIMLRNGEMVLDGKVHEIREAFGRTKLFLESGLSQQEIEEIDGVQKVILREDQSLEITLDHPDVGKEIFTRATQFGYIPMFNQQPPTLEEIFKMKAGELHE; the protein is encoded by the coding sequence ATGCTAGAGGTAAAGGATTTGGTTAAGACGTTTGGCAGTTATACAGCTGTTGATCATGTTTCTTTTCAAATACCTGATGGAAAAATCATGGGATTGATTGGGCAAAACGGTGCAGGAAAAACAACGACTTTTCGCTTGATTTTAGATTTTTTGACGCAAGATCAAGGCGAAGTGCTATGGAACGGTCATCATTTGAGTGAAAAAGATTATGATATCATTGGGTATTTACCTGAAGAACGAGGGCTTTATCCCAAGGTATCGATCCAAGAACAGTTGATCTATTTTGCTGCATTACGTGGAAAAACGAAAAAAGAAATTGAACCTAAGATCGATTTTTGGATGGAGAAATTTCAAGTAAAAGGGAAAAAAACAGATAAAGTTAAGTCCTTGTCAAAAGGAAATCAACAAAAGGTACAACTGATTGCAACACTGATCCACGAACCTAAGTTGATTATTTTAGACGAGCCTTTTAGTGGGTTGGACCCAGTGAATGCTGAGCTACTTAAAGACGGGATCATCGAATTGAAGAAAAATGGCTCATGTGTCATTTTTTCTAGTCACAACATGGATAATGTTGAAAAGATTTGTGACCACTTGATCATGCTTCGAAATGGGGAGATGGTACTAGATGGGAAAGTCCACGAGATTCGAGAAGCATTTGGACGAACAAAGCTATTTTTAGAGTCTGGATTATCACAGCAAGAAATAGAGGAAATCGACGGGGTCCAAAAAGTGATTCTTCGTGAGGATCAATCGTTGGAAATCACATTGGATCATCCAGATGTAGGGAAAGAGATCTTTACTCGCGCGACGCAATTTGGCTATATTCCAATGTTCAATCAACAACCGCCTACTTTAGAAGAAATCTTCAAGATGAAAGCAGGTGAGCTACATGAGTAA
- a CDS encoding gamma-glutamyl-gamma-aminobutyrate hydrolase family protein, giving the protein MHQKIGIAANQLLRATETFQGNQVTYTPQGFVNAVQQAGGLPLLFPISSTESARDYIQLVDKLLLAGGQDVSPSLYNEAPHPKLTETNLDRDLFEQALIHEALKQNKPILAVCRGMQLLNVTLGGNLYQDLTLYPNWSVKHEQQPTPPQFATHEITVEPDSRLHEILPTSYFVNSYHHQAIRDLAPTLKATAYSPDGLVEAVESRGSDQRILGVQWHPELIHQKNPLDQKLFDYFVQSL; this is encoded by the coding sequence ATGCATCAAAAAATTGGTATCGCGGCCAATCAATTACTGCGGGCTACAGAAACATTTCAAGGAAATCAAGTCACTTACACCCCGCAAGGTTTTGTTAATGCGGTACAGCAAGCAGGGGGCTTGCCTTTGCTTTTCCCTATTTCTTCCACAGAAAGCGCTCGTGACTACATTCAGCTCGTCGATAAGCTACTCCTTGCTGGTGGTCAGGATGTCAGTCCTTCGCTCTACAACGAAGCGCCTCACCCTAAATTGACAGAAACAAACCTCGATCGAGATTTGTTTGAACAGGCGTTGATCCATGAAGCATTGAAGCAAAACAAACCGATCTTAGCTGTGTGTCGTGGGATGCAATTATTGAATGTAACGTTAGGTGGGAATCTCTACCAAGACCTTACGTTATATCCAAATTGGTCAGTCAAACATGAACAACAACCAACCCCACCGCAATTTGCTACGCATGAAATCACAGTCGAACCAGATAGTAGACTCCACGAAATATTACCTACTTCTTATTTTGTGAATTCTTATCATCACCAAGCAATCAGAGATCTTGCTCCCACACTAAAAGCGACAGCGTATTCTCCTGATGGATTGGTGGAAGCTGTTGAAAGTAGAGGATCCGACCAACGAATACTTGGTGTTCAATGGCATCCTGAGCTTATTCATCAAAAAAATCCACTCGATCAAAAATTATTTGATTATTTTGTACAATCGTTATGA
- a CDS encoding ABC transporter permease, which translates to MSKFWIITKDVYLKNVKSISFIIMILVPFVLMGVIYLAGNFAQQNSETDKIGVIAEDQQITDYLSQSDMGDFHFEAFSSEDEAKSKLSDEKIDAYMVVTTDNGEVSGELFSENSLGQATQLLIQQQLTGLQSMMRASSLGISPEEVAALSQPAAFSRQKVSFDANGEMTIGEDNSAVQYAVSYVATIILFIIILTYAQIIAQEIASEKGTRIMEVILSSTTAQKHFYGKLTGVLLVAVTQMALYGIIFAIGFNQFKDMEIVKSVLDGISLDSIFGPFLWYSLLFMFFGILIYAVLAALCGSLVNKAEDTAKAILPVTYLSLGGYMLGLILGASDPNNIVIRITSYIPFLSSYIMPIRLANETVEMSGALISLVVLVIITFVLMFMSANMYKSNVLVYSEGGIWTSLKQSISIMRNERKKK; encoded by the coding sequence ATGAGTAAGTTTTGGATCATCACGAAAGATGTCTATTTGAAAAATGTCAAATCGATTTCTTTTATTATTATGATACTAGTGCCGTTTGTTTTGATGGGTGTGATTTACTTAGCAGGTAATTTTGCTCAACAAAACAGTGAAACAGATAAAATCGGTGTCATTGCTGAAGACCAACAAATCACTGATTATTTGAGTCAATCCGATATGGGGGATTTCCACTTTGAAGCTTTTTCATCGGAGGATGAAGCCAAAAGTAAGTTATCTGACGAAAAGATCGATGCGTACATGGTAGTCACGACAGATAATGGAGAAGTATCCGGAGAATTATTTAGTGAAAACTCATTAGGCCAAGCAACGCAACTGTTGATCCAACAGCAGTTGACTGGCTTACAGTCGATGATGCGGGCAAGTAGTTTAGGGATCTCTCCAGAAGAAGTGGCTGCATTAAGTCAACCCGCTGCATTTTCAAGACAAAAAGTCAGTTTTGATGCAAATGGTGAAATGACGATAGGAGAAGATAACTCAGCTGTTCAATATGCGGTCAGTTATGTTGCAACAATCATTCTATTCATCATCATCTTGACGTATGCACAGATCATTGCACAAGAGATTGCTTCAGAAAAAGGGACAAGAATCATGGAAGTGATTTTGTCTAGTACCACTGCACAAAAACATTTTTATGGAAAATTGACAGGGGTACTGCTAGTGGCAGTCACTCAAATGGCTTTATATGGCATCATCTTTGCAATAGGATTCAATCAGTTCAAAGATATGGAAATCGTTAAAAGTGTACTGGATGGGATTTCTTTAGATAGTATTTTCGGCCCATTCTTATGGTACTCTTTACTATTTATGTTCTTTGGTATTTTGATCTACGCGGTATTAGCTGCCTTATGTGGCTCATTGGTCAACAAAGCCGAAGATACAGCAAAAGCGATTTTACCAGTGACGTACCTTTCTTTAGGGGGTTATATGTTAGGATTGATCCTTGGTGCATCTGATCCGAATAATATCGTGATCCGCATCACTTCATATATACCGTTCCTATCTTCATATATCATGCCGATCCGCTTGGCAAATGAAACAGTTGAAATGAGTGGCGCATTGATTTCTTTGGTCGTCTTAGTGATCATCACATTCGTATTGATGTTCATGTCCGCAAATATGTACAAATCAAACGTGCTTGTTTACAGTGAAGGTGGTATTTGGACGTCATTGAAACAATCAATTTCAATCATGAGAAATGAACGCAAAAAGAAATAA
- a CDS encoding V-type ATPase subunit, which yields MEYHELNPLIRGRELELLSKEDFDRMIQTKSLDALGEMLKTTIYHPYIYEGFERDFEENLLAESGKLFTWLKESAPEPEVVWVYTMRYTFHNLKVLTKAEMTGKNLDHLYRNDGFYSCEALKQAIHTQASTELPSQLMDSIREVHEYCEESSVLQGIDVIYDRYFLTEQRRLGEKLGYPELLEEIIAFIDLTNITTMARGILQQRSSGFMTAVLSSSGSIPKETFLSFVKSELDTYLNFLQTTDYRQLIEPAIHEGELDFVRLEQIKDDYLSSLYEAAQTQAFGPLPLLAFLNAKEIESKNLRLLVIGKKNHFDNETIRERVRQVYDA from the coding sequence ATGGAGTATCATGAATTAAATCCCTTGATTCGTGGAAGAGAATTAGAACTTTTATCAAAAGAAGACTTTGATCGCATGATCCAGACGAAATCATTGGACGCATTAGGCGAAATGTTAAAAACAACGATTTATCATCCTTATATCTACGAAGGTTTTGAACGGGACTTTGAGGAAAATCTGTTGGCTGAATCGGGCAAACTATTTACCTGGTTGAAAGAGTCGGCGCCAGAACCTGAAGTCGTTTGGGTCTATACGATGCGTTATACGTTCCATAATTTAAAAGTATTGACAAAAGCTGAGATGACGGGCAAAAATCTGGATCACCTGTACCGTAACGATGGGTTTTATTCATGCGAAGCGTTAAAGCAAGCAATCCATACACAAGCCTCTACAGAATTGCCTTCGCAGTTGATGGATAGTATTCGTGAAGTCCATGAATACTGCGAAGAATCCTCTGTGTTACAAGGAATCGATGTTATCTATGATCGCTATTTCTTGACAGAGCAACGCCGTCTTGGAGAGAAACTTGGGTATCCGGAATTACTGGAAGAAATCATTGCGTTTATTGATTTGACTAATATCACGACGATGGCACGCGGTATCTTGCAACAACGATCCAGCGGATTTATGACCGCAGTACTTTCAAGTTCTGGCAGTATCCCGAAAGAAACGTTTTTGAGTTTCGTCAAAAGCGAGTTGGATACCTATTTGAACTTTCTGCAAACAACAGATTATCGTCAATTGATCGAACCTGCAATCCATGAAGGAGAACTAGATTTTGTTCGATTAGAACAAATCAAAGACGATTACTTATCTTCGCTGTATGAAGCCGCACAAACGCAGGCTTTTGGCCCGTTGCCTTTACTTGCTTTCTTGAATGCAAAAGAAATTGAGAGTAAAAATCTTCGGTTATTAGTGATCGGTAAGAAAAATCACTTTGATAATGAAACGATCAGAGAAAGGGTGAGACAAGTCTATGACGCATAA
- a CDS encoding V-type ATP synthase subunit E, whose protein sequence is MNAIDNIIRQMNETAEAERAAFEKAEREKIDQQFKIERARLEADDEKQKSKELEEIEKSYRQLRNRQQVEVRQATLNEKQEFLHRLFAEARQELESWPAEDQLSFMFNMVQNLSLSGDVTLLAGEKSAAILTNEVVTKWNQQLPFTLHLSDRRIAKEAGFLIDDQGVQYNFVYRDLVQEVQEQMRFEIAKQLFE, encoded by the coding sequence ATGAACGCCATTGATAATATCATTCGTCAAATGAATGAAACAGCTGAAGCAGAACGAGCGGCGTTTGAAAAAGCAGAACGTGAAAAAATCGATCAGCAGTTCAAAATCGAGCGTGCGCGTTTAGAAGCAGACGATGAAAAGCAAAAATCTAAAGAACTTGAAGAAATCGAAAAGAGTTACCGTCAATTAAGAAATCGCCAACAGGTGGAAGTGCGTCAAGCAACACTCAATGAAAAACAAGAATTTTTACATCGTTTGTTTGCTGAAGCACGTCAAGAATTAGAAAGTTGGCCAGCAGAAGATCAACTTTCCTTCATGTTCAATATGGTGCAGAATTTATCCTTATCTGGTGATGTTACTTTATTAGCCGGAGAAAAATCTGCTGCCATTTTAACTAATGAAGTAGTGACAAAGTGGAATCAACAGCTGCCTTTTACCTTGCATCTCAGTGATCGAAGGATTGCCAAAGAAGCAGGATTTTTGATTGATGACCAAGGCGTACAATACAACTTTGTCTATCGTGATCTAGTACAAGAAGTGCAAGAACAAATGCGCTTTGAAATTGCGAAGCAACTATTCGAGTAA